From the Desulfovibrio sp. JC010 genome, the window TTCAGGAAGTGGGCGGCACAGTGCGTGCCGAATCCGAACCCGGACAGGGCATGTCCTTTTCCATGCAGCTGCCGCTGACCCTTTCGGTTATCCGTACCCTGCTGGTCAAGATTGCCGATCAGCCTTATGCCATACCTTTAAGCCGCATCAGCCGCATTGCCTCTATTTTTCCTGAACAATTGCAACTGGCTGAGGACCGCCAGTATGTTTCTTTGGACGGTGCCAATGTGGGGCTGGTACCCGCAGCCCAGATTCTGGGTGTGACTTCCCCGCCGACGGAAAATGACGGTCTCAAGGTTGTGGTTATCAGCGACCGCATGAACAGGTACGGGCTGGTGGTGGATGATTTTCTGGGTGAGCAGGATCTTGTGGTCCGCCCGTTGGATCACCGGCTGGGCAAGGTTCCGGACGTGAACTCCGTAGCCATGATGCCGGACGGTTCCCCGGTGCTCATCCTTGATGCCGAGGACCTTGTGCGTTCCATTGACAACCTCCTTTCCGGGGGCAGGCTGGGCAAGGTCGGTATGGAGTCTGCGGAGAGCGGTCCGGCGCAGAAGATTCTGGTGGTTGACGATTCACTTACCGTACGCGAAGTGGAACGCAAGCTGCTTGCCAACCATGGCTATGATGTTGATACGGCCGTGGACGGTCAGGACGGGCTGAATGCGGTTATTTCAGGTGAATATGATCTTGTGGTTACCGACGTGGACATGCCGCGCATGAACGGTCTGGAACTGACCCGCAGGATCAAGGATGACCCGGACCTGAAATCCATCCCGGTGATGATGGTTTCATACAAAGACCGCAAGGAGGACAAGCTCCGGGGTCTTGAAGCGGGTGCTGATTATTACCTGACCAAGAGCAGTTTTCATGATGAAACCCTGCTTTCTGCGGTTGAAGACCTCATAGGCGGTGCCGGAAAATGAGAATAGGAATTGTAAATGATCTGGCTGCTGCGGTTGATGTGCTGAAAAGGTCGCTTGCCGCAGGCGGGCATGAGGTGGCCTGGATCGCCCATAACGGGGAAAAGGCCATTGATAAGTGCTCTGCCGATGTGCCTGATCTGGTGCTTATGGATCTGGTCATGCCTGTGCTGGACGGAGCCGGAGCCACAGAGGGCATAATGAAAAAATGCCCCTGCCCGATCCTCATTGTCACTGCCAGCATTGAAGCCAATTCGACCAAGGTTTTCGAGGCCATGGGGGCCGGGGCACTGGATGTGGTCACCACGCCCACTGCCGGACCGGATGGAGACATCATCGGGGTACGTGAACTGCTCGCGAAAATTTCAGTAATCGGTAAATTGCAGGGGCGCGGCAAGGTGCGCGAACCTGTTAAAATCGTGCCGAAAGCACGGATGGTGCCTCCGCTGCTGGCTATCGGCAGTTCCACCGGAGGCCCTTCGGCTCTGGCCGAACTGCTGGGCGGGCTTCCGGTTGATTTCCCGGCTGCCATTGCCATTGCCCAGCATGTGGACGGGCATTTTTCAGAAAATCTGGCCCAGTGGCTGGACAGTCAGGTTGAAATCAAAGTCAAGCTGGCCCGCAGCGGAGAACTGGTGCAGCCCGGACAGGCTCTCATAGCCCCCGGTGACCGGCACATGCGCATGGGGCCGGGCGGCATGGTGGAGTTGACCCTCGGGCCGGGTGAGAATCTTTACGTGCCTTCAGTGGATGTGCTTTTCGACAGTCTCTGCTGTGCCGGATTCCCTTCCAATTCTGCGGCAGTGCTGCTGACCGGAATGGGCGCGGACGGTGCCCGGGGCATGCTTGATTTAAGGAATTCCGGCTGGTTTACCGTGGCTCAGGACAAGGAATCCAGCGTGGTCTGGGGCATGCCCGGCGCGGCGGTAAAAATGAATGCTGCCCGTGATGTCTGCTCTATTTCCGATATGGCCGGGCTGCTGATAAGGCATTTTAAAAAACGTTTCAGGAGTTAGGAAGATGACCGAAGCCAAAGAACAATTGCTCACCGAACATAAGATCAATGTTCTGCTGATAGATGACCAGCCCATGGTGGGCGAGGCCGTGCGGCGTATGCTGGAAGGCGAAGAGGACATTGATTTCCATTTTGTGAGCGACCCGACCAAGGCCATCCCTACTGCTGAGGAATTGCAGCCCACGGTAATCCTGCAGGACCTTGTCATGCCCGATATCGACGGCATGACCATGGTCAAATTCATGCGCGTCAATTCCAAACTCAAGGATATTCCCCTGATCGTTCTTTCCACCAAGGAAGAAGCCACCACCAAGGCTGAAGCCTTTGCCAACGGGGCCAATGATTATCTGGTCAAGCTTCCCGACCGTATCGAACTGCTGGCCCGTATCCGCTACCACTCCAAGGGTTACATCAACCTGTTGCAGAGAAACGAAGCCTACGAGCAGCTGCGTGAAAGCCGGGATGAAATGCGTAAGGAGCTGGCTGTCGCCGCCGACTACGTTACTTCGCTTTTGCCTGATCCGGTTAAGGAAGGGGATATTCAGGCCGACTGGCGGTTCATTCCTTCGGCCTCGCTGGGCGGGGACTCTTTCGGTTATCACTGGCTGGATGACGACCATTTTGCCATGTACCTGCTGGATGTCTGCGATCACGGGGTCGGATCGGCCCTGCTTTCGGTTTCAGCCATGAACGTGCTCCGCTCCCAGACCCTGCCGGATACGGATTTCCTCAAGCCGGATGAAGTGCTGGTAGCCCTGAACGATTCTTTCCAGATGGACCAGCAGAACAACCTCTATTTCACCATGTGGTACGGGGTTTACCGCAAATCCGACCGCACCCTGACCTTTTCCAGCGGCGGCCATCCTCCGGCTCTGCTGCTTTCCGGCGGCGAAGTGCAGCAGTTGCGCACTCCGGGAATGATTGTGGGCGGCATGCCGGATATGACTTACACAAGTGACTCCGTTACCGTGAATCCGGGAGCACGTTTCTTTCTCTACAGCGACGGGGTATACGAGCTTAAAAAGGTTTCCGACGGCAAGATGTGGGAGTTCGATGAGTTTTCCGGGTTCATGGAGAGCACTGATGGAGAACTTGGAAAACCCATTGACCAGCTCATAACCCATACCCGTCAGTTACAGGGGGCCGAGCTCTATGAAGATGATTTTTCCATGGTGGAGTTTGTTTTTGCCTAAGGTTCTGCCATTAATCGGGAATAAAGAGGACTGAGAATGAGTATCCGTAAACAGTTCATAACCGGGTGTGTGGTTTTCTGTATAGCCTTGACCGTGGCCATTATGTGGCTGGTTTCAGATTATGCCCGCGAAACCCTCATGGACCAGTATCGGTCCAAGGCCGAAATCATGCTCCACACCATGAAGGCGGTGCGCAAGCATACCGGAGCGGTGATCCGGCCCAAAGCTACGGAAATACTGCCGGAAAATATGTTTGTCACCGAGTTGCAGTCCACTTCATTTACGGCAAACGGTGTTTTCAGCCGTATTCCCGACCAGTACAGGCATGACCTGACTTTTAAGACCGCTTCCACCAAGCCTCGCAACGTTAATAATCTGGCCAGCAATGATGAAGCCCGGATTATTGAAGAACTGGACGCTTTGGCCCGTAAAGGGAAAAAGCCTTTTATCGGAGAAATCCGTGATATCAACGGCATTGAATCCTTCATTGTTGCCGAGGGTGAGGTCAACAAGCCTTCCTGCATGGTCTGTCACGGTGATCCCAAAGATGCTCCGCCGTCCATGAAAAGCAGGTATCCGGTCAAGGATGACATGGGCTACTTCCGAAAACCCGGACGCATTGAATGCGCTATGATTTCGGCCATTCCGCTGGCGGCCATGGATGCTGCCGCCAATCAGGCCATCGGTGCGGTTGTGTTCATGGGATTTATTTTTATTGTGGTCACCCTCGGCTTCCTGCTCTTCGGCCTCAACCTTATTTTCCGTCCGGTTTCCCAGATTACCGGCATCGCCAAGCATGTTGCCGCCGGTGATCTGAACAGCGGAACAGTCTCCATCCGCAAGATGAAAAACCAGGCCGAAGGCAAATTCTTTGCCGGGCGTATTATCCGTCCGGGCAATGAAATCGGTAATCTGGTCACTTCCTTTGAAACCATGATTTCCGGTCTTTCCGAACTCATCGGCGAGGTCCGTACCTCCGGCGACAACGTCTCAGTGGCCGGGAATAAGATCCGCTCCACAGCGGAACATATTGACGCTGCCGTTAACAGGCAGGCCGCCTCCACCAACGAAGTAACCGCCACCAGCAGGCTGATCAGCAAGACCTCCAAGGATCTGGCGGAGGTGATGGAAGATGTGTCCGAGTCCGCCAGTGAATCAGCGCACATGGCCGAAACCCTGCAGAATAATATTGAACGGCGCGAAAAGTCGTTGATCAAACTGGTGGATTCCACGGACAGTGTTTCTTCCCGTCTGGCTGCCATCAATGAAAAAGCCAGCAGGATCAACCATATTGTGACCACCATAGCCCGCATAGCGGACCAGACCAACCTGCTTTCGCTCAATGCGGCCATTGAGGCGGAAAAGGCCGGACAGTTCGGACAGGGTTTCTCCGTAGTCGCTCGTGAAATGCGCAGGCTGGCCGACCAGACGGTCATCGCCGCAGAAGATATCGAACTCATGGTCCGTGACATGCAGACTGCGGTCAGCTCCGGGGTCATGGAAATGGAAGCCTTTAATCAGGAAGTGCGCTCCAGTGTGGACGAAGTGGAACAGATGAGTTCTGATCTTGGGCTTATCGTCGATCAGGTCCGGGTGCTCAAGCCCCGCTTTATCGATGTTTCCCGTTCCATGGGCGATCAGGCCGACAGTGCCGAACAGATCAGTGATGCCATGGGCGATCTTAGTGATACCGCAGCCGGGACCACGGAATATCTTGAAGAATTCAACAGAACTGTGGCGAGTTTGAACTATACCGTACAGAGCCTGACCGGGGCTGTGGACGGATTTCAGTCTGTGGAAGATGATTTCTTCATTTCCAAGGAAGAAAAGGAACCGGAATCGGACAATTAACAGAGTTGTAACGATGCTGTCTTAATCAGTTCCAATGTTACAGGTAAGGTCCGTGCAAAAGGAGAACATTGTGTCAGTTGAGAAAATACTGGTCGTAGAAGACCATAATGATACTATTGAGTTGCTGAAGTACAACCTGAGCTCTTCCGGTTACGAGGTTGTGACCGCCATGGACGGCCACAAAGCCCTTGATCAGGCCAGAAACGAACATCCCGATCTGGTGCTGCTGGATCTCATGCTGCCCGGCATTGACGGGCTTGAAGTCTGCCGCAGGCTGAAACAGGAGGTAGCCACCCAGCATATCCCGGTGATCATGCTTACCGCCAAAGGCGAGGAAGTGGACCGGGTTGTGGGTCTTGAACTGGGCGTTGACGACTACATCGTCAAACCGTTCAGCCCCCGTGAGCTGGTACTCAGGGTCAAAGCAGTACTGCGCCGCAGTACTGAAGTGCCTGAGCCGCGCCGTCCCGGTAAATGGAACCGTGAAGGTCTTTCCGTTGATTTTGAAGCCCACACCGTGGAATGCGACGGCGATCTCGTGGCTCTGACCGCCACCGAGTTCAAGCTTTTTTCCGAATTGCTGCAGCACGAAGGCAAAGTCCGCACCCGTGACCATCTGCTCGATACTGTCTGGGACACCCACTTTGAAGGCTACTCCAGAACTGTGGATACCCATATCCGCAGACTGCGCCAGAAGCTCGGTCCCTACGCTGATTATATCGAGACTGTGCGCGGCGTGGGCTACCGCTTCAAGCATTCGTAAATCCGACCCTATTTTTTAAGTGAAACAAAGTCGTACCCGTTTTAACGGGGGGCTTTGTTGCGTCCTTAAAGCAATCCTTACCTGATCGTCACCTTCGGGGGCCGGTTTTGTGCTAAGTTCACAGTGATTTTTATAAACCACTGAACTGATTATTAATTATGAGTAGAGAATTAAAGTTTTCAATCAAGAGTAAGCTCTTCATCGCAGTCTGTGTCATCGCGGCTATCTGCGTCAGTCTGCCGTTGGCTTTTGCATATCATTTGCTCAAGGCGGATCTGGTTGCGGGGTCACTTCACGGTCCTGAAGAATCAATGGATATGATTCTCAAGGTGTTTTTCTGGGCACTTCCTATAGCAATTCTGGTCTGCTACGGGGTTATCCGTTTTGTAACCATGCAGCTTAGCAATTCGGTGGAATCCATGGTCCGTACCGCCGAGGCGGTTGGACAGGGGAATTATAAGCGTCGGATCAGGACCATGCCGGATAAGGAATTCATCCCCCTTGCCAATTCCATTAACTGGATGGCGGAGCGCATTGACGAACACGTCAGCATTATCACCGGGCAGAAGAACAAGATTCAGGCCGTGCTCAACGGTATGTGGGACGGGGTTATGGTGCTGGACAACAACTGCCGTATCCAGAGCGTGAACCGGGCCTTGAAAGATATTTTTCCCGGTATCCAGAATGGTGCGGGCCGCACTCCCCTTGAAATTATTTCCAGCCCGGACCTCTACGACGGTTGTATGGAAGTGATCTCTCCGGAAGGACCGGAAGCCGCAACTGTACAGATTGTACTGGCCAACGGCCGGGTTTACGATGTGAATATCGTCCGGTCCCCGCATACTTCCGAGCCGGGGCAGGGGCCGGGAGCCATTGCTGTTTTTCACGACATCAGTGAAATCAAGCGTCTTGAGACCGTGCGTCAGGATTTTGTTGCCAATGTCTCCCACGAGCTGCGTACCCCGCTGACTTCAGTCAAAGGATATGCCGAGACTTTGCTTTCCGATCCTCCTCCGCCGGAATCCATTCAAAAGAATTTTTTGGGTACCATTGAAAAGAATGCCAACCACATGTGCAAGATCGTTGACGATCTGCTCAATCTTTCACGTCTTGAAAGCGGTCATGAGAAGGTGGAGCTTCTGCCCATTGATCCCTCAGATGCGTTGCGTGAAGCCTGGGAAGCATGTTCCGGGCTTGCGGAGAAAAGAAAGGTTGATCTCAAGCGCAGCTTTGAAAAAGGCGATTTTACGGTCAAGGCCGATTCCGGGCAGCTCATGCAGTTGTTCAGGAATCTGCTGGAAAACGGCATCAAGTACGGGCCGGAAGAAAATCCTATCTATGTTGAGCACCATATCGAAGACGACCGTTTGCAGCTTTCAGTAATAGACGAGGGACCGGGTATCCCTGCTGCGGACCAGTCGCGCATATTCGAGCGTTTTTATTCTGTGGAAAAATTCCGTCGCAACGAGTTCGGCTCCACCGGGCTGGGCCTCGCCATTTCCCGGCACATAGTCTCCAATCACGGAGGAGAAATCTCCGTGCAATGTCCGCCTGAAGGCCGCAGACAGGGTACAGCTTTTGTTTTTACCCTGCCTCTTCTGCAAGCTGGTGCGAAGAGTTTGCCTCCGGCGGCTTAAACCCTTTTGCAAAAGGGTTTAAGAATCCCAAAACCTTTTATTTCGGCTTCGCCGGGATAATAAGATATATGTTTTTACGGCTGTCTCATCACAAGGCAGCCGTTTTTAATTGCGACATTATATTGATGACAATGCTTGTGTATAAAGAGTAGATTTTGTTCAAACTTAGCGGAGGTCCGGTTTGAACGAAAAATCAAAGGCGATACTGTTGATGGCCGCCACGGCCCTGATCTGGAGTTCCGGCGGGCTGGCTATCAAGCTGGTGGAATGGAATCCCATGGCCATCACCGGGGTTCGCAGTGCTCTGGCGGCAATGACGCTGGTGTTTTTGTTCAGAGGACGTTTGAAGTTCGGATTTTCTCTCGTACAACTGGGTGCTGCCGCAGGCTATGCCGGACTGCTGATCACCAACGTTGCCGCCACCAAGCTGACTACCTCCGCCAATGCCATTCTGCTGGCCTATACCGCCCCGGTCTACGTAGCTCTGCTGGCCCCATGGTTTCTCAAGGAGAAAACCAGCCGCAGCGACT encodes:
- a CDS encoding chemotaxis response regulator protein-glutamate methylesterase, which translates into the protein MRIGIVNDLAAAVDVLKRSLAAGGHEVAWIAHNGEKAIDKCSADVPDLVLMDLVMPVLDGAGATEGIMKKCPCPILIVTASIEANSTKVFEAMGAGALDVVTTPTAGPDGDIIGVRELLAKISVIGKLQGRGKVREPVKIVPKARMVPPLLAIGSSTGGPSALAELLGGLPVDFPAAIAIAQHVDGHFSENLAQWLDSQVEIKVKLARSGELVQPGQALIAPGDRHMRMGPGGMVELTLGPGENLYVPSVDVLFDSLCCAGFPSNSAAVLLTGMGADGARGMLDLRNSGWFTVAQDKESSVVWGMPGAAVKMNAARDVCSISDMAGLLIRHFKKRFRS
- a CDS encoding SpoIIE family protein phosphatase, coding for MTEAKEQLLTEHKINVLLIDDQPMVGEAVRRMLEGEEDIDFHFVSDPTKAIPTAEELQPTVILQDLVMPDIDGMTMVKFMRVNSKLKDIPLIVLSTKEEATTKAEAFANGANDYLVKLPDRIELLARIRYHSKGYINLLQRNEAYEQLRESRDEMRKELAVAADYVTSLLPDPVKEGDIQADWRFIPSASLGGDSFGYHWLDDDHFAMYLLDVCDHGVGSALLSVSAMNVLRSQTLPDTDFLKPDEVLVALNDSFQMDQQNNLYFTMWYGVYRKSDRTLTFSSGGHPPALLLSGGEVQQLRTPGMIVGGMPDMTYTSDSVTVNPGARFFLYSDGVYELKKVSDGKMWEFDEFSGFMESTDGELGKPIDQLITHTRQLQGAELYEDDFSMVEFVFA
- a CDS encoding methyl-accepting chemotaxis protein; the protein is MSIRKQFITGCVVFCIALTVAIMWLVSDYARETLMDQYRSKAEIMLHTMKAVRKHTGAVIRPKATEILPENMFVTELQSTSFTANGVFSRIPDQYRHDLTFKTASTKPRNVNNLASNDEARIIEELDALARKGKKPFIGEIRDINGIESFIVAEGEVNKPSCMVCHGDPKDAPPSMKSRYPVKDDMGYFRKPGRIECAMISAIPLAAMDAAANQAIGAVVFMGFIFIVVTLGFLLFGLNLIFRPVSQITGIAKHVAAGDLNSGTVSIRKMKNQAEGKFFAGRIIRPGNEIGNLVTSFETMISGLSELIGEVRTSGDNVSVAGNKIRSTAEHIDAAVNRQAASTNEVTATSRLISKTSKDLAEVMEDVSESASESAHMAETLQNNIERREKSLIKLVDSTDSVSSRLAAINEKASRINHIVTTIARIADQTNLLSLNAAIEAEKAGQFGQGFSVVAREMRRLADQTVIAAEDIELMVRDMQTAVSSGVMEMEAFNQEVRSSVDEVEQMSSDLGLIVDQVRVLKPRFIDVSRSMGDQADSAEQISDAMGDLSDTAAGTTEYLEEFNRTVASLNYTVQSLTGAVDGFQSVEDDFFISKEEKEPESDN
- a CDS encoding response regulator, translating into MSVEKILVVEDHNDTIELLKYNLSSSGYEVVTAMDGHKALDQARNEHPDLVLLDLMLPGIDGLEVCRRLKQEVATQHIPVIMLTAKGEEVDRVVGLELGVDDYIVKPFSPRELVLRVKAVLRRSTEVPEPRRPGKWNREGLSVDFEAHTVECDGDLVALTATEFKLFSELLQHEGKVRTRDHLLDTVWDTHFEGYSRTVDTHIRRLRQKLGPYADYIETVRGVGYRFKHS
- a CDS encoding HAMP domain-containing sensor histidine kinase, whose translation is MSRELKFSIKSKLFIAVCVIAAICVSLPLAFAYHLLKADLVAGSLHGPEESMDMILKVFFWALPIAILVCYGVIRFVTMQLSNSVESMVRTAEAVGQGNYKRRIRTMPDKEFIPLANSINWMAERIDEHVSIITGQKNKIQAVLNGMWDGVMVLDNNCRIQSVNRALKDIFPGIQNGAGRTPLEIISSPDLYDGCMEVISPEGPEAATVQIVLANGRVYDVNIVRSPHTSEPGQGPGAIAVFHDISEIKRLETVRQDFVANVSHELRTPLTSVKGYAETLLSDPPPPESIQKNFLGTIEKNANHMCKIVDDLLNLSRLESGHEKVELLPIDPSDALREAWEACSGLAEKRKVDLKRSFEKGDFTVKADSGQLMQLFRNLLENGIKYGPEENPIYVEHHIEDDRLQLSVIDEGPGIPAADQSRIFERFYSVEKFRRNEFGSTGLGLAISRHIVSNHGGEISVQCPPEGRRQGTAFVFTLPLLQAGAKSLPPAA